The Cryptococcus neoformans var. grubii H99 chromosome 8, complete sequence DNA window TTGGAGGCGACTGGCGAAGTTGTCGCTGAAAGTAGCAGTCTCCGACAAGACACTCACGTAATCGAAGGATGTGCAGTTCGGCCTGATTGGTTCTTCTACATTCAGAATACAACAAGTTTAGGCCTTGCGCCGTCTGTCTTCCGTTATGTGAAAACTAAGGACGATCATGAGTATCCTGAAGGCATCTCCAAAAGCTGGCGATAGCAGGTtatgaagaaagaaaattCGAAAAGTGTGCTAGATGTGGCAGAACGAGCCGTTCTGACAAGCTGTTCTTTAAACAGGTGAGGGTGGCACATCATAAGCCCAGCGCCAACAGTATGTATGACTAACGGCTGGGTTCCACAGCATAAGTGGTCGCAAAATGACGGTTGTAGGTATGGATGCTGAGCAACGAGGTTATTGTAGCACGGTTTTAACACTTTCAGGTAACTCAGAGCCTGTCTCTCTGTATTTACCACAGTGAGTCTTGAGTTGAAAACAATCCAATCAGCTGTTCATGATTAGAGAGCAACAAGTGATGTCGGTACACATCCCATTTGATTCTTATCATCCCAATCTCGCTCTCGTCCATCGACAATCAGGCATCACAGAATACGTGTTGAAGGATACGGGCCAAGTAGTCGGTGATGAGAGTTGCGGCATCTCCCCGTTATGGCAAGGATTATTGGGATGTAACGATCGAGGCGATAAAGACGACGAACGGATGGAGGAGTTTTGGAAAGACTGGGAAACCAGGCTGTGGACGTAaatatgcatgcatatgTAAACACTACTTTTTCTTGACCTCTTTGAGTCGAATGGTTTCGCCGCCCACAAAGATGCCCTGTCAAGTTAGCGACGTAAACAATAAGCAGACTCACTTTTCCACGATAGGGCTCCGGCTTTCTCCATTGACGGATAGTAGCAGCAAACTGACCCAGTTTCTGCTTATCTGCCCCGTTTAACATGATTTTGGTTGGTTCAGGCACTGTAACTTTGATTTGGGGAGGTATATCGATAAGGACGGGATGGGCAAAGCCCAGCTTGATATTAAGACGTTCGCGGGGAAGAGCATCCGTCGGTATAGAAGACGTCTGTTTAGCGAGGTCCATAAAGACTTGAGGAATAGGCTCAATTGTCGCTCGATAACCAACACCCACCAGCTTAACTTCAAGGTTAAAGCCAGCTGAGACACCCGTAACGGCGTTATTAATAAGCGTACGTGTAAGTCCCCAAACGCTTCGTTGGGTTTTGACGGCCGGATCGTGAACAGAGATGGTGAGAGTGGATGCTGAGGAGGTGGGTGGGGTAAGAATCACTGACGGAGATATAGGCAGTGTAGCAGATCCTAAGGGACCGGACACAGTAAAGACACGATGCGCCTCGGGGGAGCTGGGGTGGACATGAGGGGGGACAGAGGACGCCGGAAGAGTAAGGACGACTGATGGcgggatggggatgggaacCTTGCCGATCTGGGACCTGCGAGCCGCGGAGGAGTGGATCTGGCGTGCTAGGGAGACAACGGGTCTGGCGGTCATGGGGTGCGAGTCGTGATTTTGTGTTTTTCACGCTCACCGCAGTATTTGAATCGCAAAAAAAGGCTCAGCGAACCACCCGCatgaaaaggagaatggGTTAATTACGTAACATAGTTTCTCCGTCGCATTCAGCCCCATACCCATTTCGACGTTCTCTTCCACTTAGACAGATACATCCAAACATCCAACCGCCGAAATGGGtaaaaagaagagatccCAGGTCTTTGTGGGTACATTTTATCGACTTTCCGGAGATGACGCTGATGGGTTATGCTCAGGTCCTCAAACCATGGTGTTGGTACTGTGAACgagagtttgaggatgacaAAGGTTGGTCGGCACCAGACGCCTTTCACAAAGTGAGCTAAGCCACGAATAGTCCTTCTGCAACATCAAAAATCCAAGCACTTCAAGTGTCAGCTTTGTCCCAGAAAACTGAATGTAAGTTTCGCCTAGAATTCAGGTACTGACAATATTCAGACGGCTGGTGGTTTAATGGTGCATAGTCAGCAAGTGCACAAATGTGATCCCGAACCGTGAGTTATGCACGAATGTTGAGCACATCTAACTTATGTTCAAGACTCACAAACACCCTTCCCGGTCGAGATGGTTATGATATTGAAATTTTCGGCATGGAGGGCGTGCCTGCGAATGCACAGGCAGAATGGAAGGCGAGGAAAGAAGCCGAGGCCGGAACAGCTTTGTTGGCGGCTGCAGCTGCTGCCAAGCGTCCGCGAAACTCTTACAATGTCATCCCAGAAGCAGATTTGCGAGCCGCCTTGTCCCAGCACAAGATCTTGATGGCGGCAAGGAACAAAGCTGCTCCTGCTACCCCTTTTCCACCGTTCATCGGCGCTCCTCCCCCCTTCCCTCCAGGGTAAGCTTTTTATTTAAAGGCGTTGATTTAGCTCATTCAAGTTCTGATTTTCTAGTTTCCCACCTGCTGGGGCGCCGCCTTTTGCTGGAATGCCACCTGCTCTGCCTCCAGGCGCCATACCTCCTTTTGCGTAGGTTTTTTTAGTCATGATTGCGCTGACGATCACAGTCCTCCTGGTGTACGCCCTCCATTCCCACCCCCCGGACCATCTCCATTTACTTCCGCTGGCAATCCGTCAGACAATCTGGTACCCACGCCCACCTTCAGTTCTGTGAACCCTCCTAATTTTGTTCCTTCGACGAGTGGTACAAGTCTTGCTGAGACCAATGTGTTGCCGAGTAAAGATGGCGTTATTTGGCCGGATACTGCAGCATCTCCGGTGAGTCGATAGCCGATTTAGCCTTTGCTGATGACGTAGTACGAAAAACGAGCGCAACAACCGCGATATAGGTATGCGTCGCCCACTCACcaggttgaggaagaggatggcaGTGCTActgggagaaagagaaaggctGCTGCCGATTTTTTGTAACCCCCATGAAAGGCCACATTAGCTTCGGACTAATCAAGAGAGTCTGAGGTTTATTGTGCTTTTTAAACTTGATTCCTGCCATGTAACCGTACTACACAATTCATATAACACATGCTGCATAGAAAGTTCAAATGCCAGACATTTAGCCCAAGCAGTCTTCAATCCATCATATCTTCATTGGTCCATTCCTCCACAACGTCGTAGAGTTCCCTTGCCAGACGATGCTGAATCTGTGATGGCGACTCGGACTAAAGAATTAGCTCAATGGCTACACTGGGATACTTACGTCTGTGGCAGGAACTGCGCGGACGAAGATATAGCGCCTACCCATCATGATTTGGCCCACTGGAGCATCTAGCGAATCCTTCCCACCAGCGAAAAAACCACCAGCCTCATTAAGAATTATGGCTGCCGCCTATATACATTAGCACGAGTTTCCTGTGAAGAACTTACGCAAACATCCCAAGGATAGCATCCTGCGTCCCTGTCGATTTAGCCCTTGCTCGATATCGTTGGACTTACCAATAGATATCCAGTTGTCCAGCTGCCACAGCTACAGCATTACAAGCGGTAGATCCGGTAGCTGTTGAGATCGCGATCAGCCGTGGATACTATCTTCTTGATGATTAGTTACTCTTACTTCGCAAAGCATGCACCATCACAGCCCCATCAACGCCTTTCCTAGGATCACCTGCAAGCTTCGTAAAGGATGACGCTTTATGTTTGAAGGTCGATTGCCCACGGTCAGATCCCCCTATAGGGATTAGCTATGACATATTAAAAGTAAACTCACATTCGGCTCCGATCATGCATCGGGATAAATCAGAAAGGGGTTGAGGAATGCCACCAgtcagaggaagaggaatgcTGCGGTTCATATATGCTCCTCCCCCAAGCCGTGCCGAGAACTGCTGTATAGTTAACATAGTTTTTTCGATGGGGGTGGGGAGGTTAAGATGTTGAAAACCTACGATCTGATTCAAAAAAGGTAGAGCAATGACCCCTACGACCGGCCTTGACTTGTGTGCCACGCCAATGGAGCAGGCGACAAAAGGACTGGTAAGTCAGTAGATAATTCAACGGTTTCCAAACCTACTATGAATGTACAAAACTGGTATCAGACAGGTCTTTTCCTTAGGAACTTACTTCATAGTACCCTAATCCGTCAGCTGAAACTATATGAAGGAACTCACGTCAATTGGGTCAACAATCCAAGTAAATTCGTCAGTGAGAGGGGAATGGTCACCAGCAGCGAATGATTCTTCGCCGATGCTATTTTGAAGATGGTAATAAAAATTTTATTATAGGATTTGACAGTTAAATCTGACGCTTTGAACGTACAATTTATGCTGTGGAAACTTTTCTGCTACAGCTGATTTGATCATTCGCTCTACCAGCTCATCGGTCTCAGTAACAAGCTAAATTGGAGACATTAGACATTATTTTGCAACCTTTAAAAAAGATGGTCACCGACATCAACAGAATTTTTCTTCTCGTTGAGGTCGGCACTCGATATCCATCGCTTCGCAGAGGCGTCTAGGATTATTTTGCTTGCCTGCAGCGAGGTCGAAATCAGCGAGCTCCATCAGAGTTGTGACAAACCTTTTCGGCAAGACCGTAGGCGAAATCGAATATTTCTGAATATTCCATACTATTTGGAGCTTTCTGAAGTCAGTATATGAACCAACGCTGCTATATGACCACTGCGTTTCCTAAGCTGTCGATAACGTTTGTGcttctgttgttgttgacttTGAGACCCCGACTGTAGTTGTGACGGAACCAGCGTGGCCTCCACCTCATTCACGATGATTCGGCACACGCGCTTTCAGCCGCTAAATAAACAATTAATAAATAATTAACAAGCGCCGTCCGCCACAGATTGTGCCCGCTGGTTCACGGCCACGGAGTTATCATGGCCTGTTACGTTACATAGGACAGTAATCATTTATTCGACCACACCGTTTAAATTTCAGAACCGTTGAGTGGTGTCCGGATCTTGTATGAGCTATTTCCACTTTACTGCCCCCTTTTGACTCTTTCCAAACGCCTTCTCTCGCACCGTTttcaaaagaaaaaggataaAAAATGCTCAGGAACGCCCTTCAGAGTCACCTTTCCTCCACTCTCCGAACTGCTGAGCTTAGGGGTACGTCCATCCTGGCCTTTCAAACCTCTGGCTGATACCATAGTAGCTGCCAGGGCCGTGGCCGGTCCCTCGGTCCTCGCTGCCAGGACATTCGTCTCAAAgccccttccctctcctcgtTTTCGAGCTGCTGTTTTGACGCCAAGACGTCTACCTGCTCGTAGCTACGCTGCCGAAGCTGGTGGTAAATTCACTCGATCCAAGCCTCATTTCAAGTACGTTCGCGTATATGTGTACATTGCTTACTTGTAGCATCGGTACTATCGGCCATGTCGATCATGGTAAAACCACTCTCACCGCGGCCATCACTAAGCATTTGGCTGAGCAGGGCGGCGGTAAATTTATGGACTACAGCCAGATTGACAAAGCTCCTGAGGAGAAAGCTCGAGGTATCACCATTAGCACTGCCGTGAGTCGACTTCAGGAAAAGCTTGAGAAACTACTCAAACAATAGTGCAGCATGTTGAATACGAGACTCCCAACAGGCACTATGCGCACATTGACTGTCCCGGTCATGCCGATTGTAGGTCGCTTTCCGCAAGTTCGTTGCTGATAATTAGACATCAAAAATATGATTACCGGTGCCGCTCAACTTGACGGTGCTATTATTGTCGTCTCTGCTACCGATGGTCAGATGCCTCAGACCCGTgaacatcttcttcttgcccgtCAAGTTGGCATCAAGAAGTTGGTTGTCTTTATCAACAAGGTTGACCAGGTGGACGACCCTGAAATGCTCGAGTTGGTTGAGATGGAAATGAGAGAATTGCTAGGCCAGTACGGCTTTGATGGAGAGGAGACTCCTATCGTCATGGGATCCGCTCTGGCTGCTCTTGAAGGCCGCGACCCTGAGCGAGGCGCGCAAAAGATTCAGGAACTCATGGAGAAGGCTGATGAATGGCTTGACGTTCCCTCTCGTAAGTTTTTCTGAAAAGAATAAGCGCTAATTTTCTCAGGGGATCTTGACAAGCCTTTTTTGATGTACGTTGAGGACGTATTCTCTATCTCTGGTCGAGGCACCGTTGTCACTGGGAAAGTTGAGCGTGGTACAATCACCAAGGGTTCCGAAGTTGAAATCGTTGGCCTCGGTGCGCCTATCAAAACCACTCTCACTGGCATTGGTGAGTCCTCATTTGCATGGAATGAACTGACATTATAGAAATGTTCCACAAGGAGCTTGAACGTGGCGAAGCTGGTGACAACATGGGTGCCCTTCTTCGTGGTATTAAGCGAGAGCAGGTCCGACGAGGTCAAGTTTTGGTGCAACCTGGCTCTATCAAGAGTATCAAAAAGTTCAAGGCGCAAATTTATGTAAGTTCATATAAGTGTGAAGCATGCTAACTTCATTAGATCCTtaccaaggaggaaggtggtcGTTACACCCCTTTCATGGCTAACTACCGACCTCAGCTTTTCATCCGTACTACCGACGTAACTTGTGCCCTCACTTTCCCGGAGGGTACCGAGGACGCTCATGAGAAGCTTGTCATGCCTGGTGACAATGTTGAGATGATTGGTGACCTTGTGCATGACATCGCTCTTGAGCCCGGATCGCGTTTTACATTGCGAGAGGGCGGTAAGACTATTGGTACTGGTATCGTTTCAGAGATCTACGAATAAGGGAAAGACGCTAGCATCATTCTGAATGCATTTACGCTCTACTCAATGGCAACCGCTAATGACCGCATGTCAAACTTTCTGTCTGACCACTTCCCCTTTTCCATGTCATACTTTATAGCCCATTTGTCTGTCGACATATTACCTACAAGGCTTGCCATTCCTCGTGATATTTTTTCAATATCGCCTAGAGCACTgtcaatctcttcctcatcttgcTCTGGATGCAAACTAGAAACAAGCTCGTCGTAGCAGTCTACGAATTTGGAAGATTCTTCCAGCAGAACTTGCAAATGGTCCTCTGCTTGATCGAAATACCGAGGTATACTGGCGTGAAGAAGTTGGtgcaaggaaagaagaggctttATCTAAAATATATGTATGTCACGAGTCAATTACATGCATTCAGTGTGAAACATACAACAGAAAAACTTACAGCCTCTGCTCGGCTTTTCTCCCCCTCCGATAAAGATGTACCGCCAAGTCCTAATTCATCCCACCCTCCGTCATCATCTCTATTTTGATTGTCCTCCAAAATCTCCTTGAATTCATCCCAGGCGTCCTTGACAATGCTCTGATGGATTTTCCACCGTCTGGTGATTGCAGACTTTTCGTCTCTTGACAGATCTCTTGACATTCTATCTATTGCTTCCCAAATCTTTCCTGTTGACTGAAGGTAATCACCTTCGGCCTCCAAAACATCCAGGTGTCTCTCCACTTCCGCACTAATGTCCAAaatcccttctttccactcCTTACCCATCTCCCCATGGGTAATAAGAACACATGCTATAAGCTGGCTCAGTTGATCAGAGATTTTCTCCAGTTGCTGCGTAGCAGCAGGCACAGTCACTGGTGGTTTGAATGCCATGCCGAGAGAAGTGACAGTTTGACGAAAATTGACGAGACATTGAGCGAAAGCATCTCCTATGTTTGGAGATACGTCCAGAGATGGTTGTTTCCCTGAGAGAGCCTGAATAGATGCTTTACAAGAAGCTCGGCAAGCGACTATGGCTGACAAGGACAATATCCGACGAAAAATCAGTGATCTAGAGAAGGTGATTTGTATTCCTTACCTGTTTTAAGCTGCGGATCTGAGGTCAAATAATTATTAGCGAATGTAGCTTCGTGATAAGAATAGAACACACTTGCCCATCATGTCGAACGTCCCTCTGCTATCAAGTGTATGCGATGCGTAAATGATATCAACTGCTAACCCCAAACCCGGATGGGTGTATTCCAGGTGAGATTCGTTCGTTTATACTTCTTGTCCTCTCAGAAACTCTTATCGTGATTTACGTAAGAAGGCGCGCGACTCTCTTTCGGCTCCATTACGCGTTTGGGTATTTAGACGTTCCACACACCTAGCAACCTTTGCGTCCTCCTTCCAtgtccttctctccatctttcttcctaTGCTCCCATGCCTACCGCCTCTCCGCTCCGTCTAGTCCCCATTCCCGGCGCTTGCCGAGTTCCGCCTCATGTCAGTGCCCAGCAAGATATCGATGATCTGCTATCTGGCATAACAGCAGAGGACCTAGATGACTTTGCTTTCGCAGAAAATGAGAATCGTCGAGAAGATGGTCCTAGAACTGCTGAAAGAACAATGGTAGCGGATTTAAATACGCCGCATATGAAGGCAGAGGAATATGTCTCACGAGCAAAAGATGCTGGCTTTTCAACCGCTAGAGGGAAAGCCATTGCACCACCATCCAAAACCGCGTTAGAAAAAGCTAAAAGATTATGGCATCaaattggagaagatggtggagaagaagcattGGCGGCTAACTCTCCATCCAAACACCAGCGGATCAGTGTTTCAATCGAGGATACGCCTACTACTCCCTCTGCTGGTTTTCAGGCTGGACGAGGGGCAGCAGACCCTAACCTTCTGTCTGCACGTAGCAAGAAAGCGCCCATGGCCTTTCAAGAAGGACCCACATTATTTCATCCTTCCGTaccctcatcatccatgaTTCCTATAATCCCAGAACCTCAGCCAGGGACCACGGCAGCAGATTTTAGAATGGGATTCCAGACCGGTCGCGGTACCTCTATTGCggagccttcttcttctgcgcAACGAAAGGCGCTCAGCATGTTCGCCGAAATCGAATCAACAGCGGACTACTTATTAGATATCAACCCTCAATCAGGAGCGCCGTCAAGTTTTCGTCTGGCATCTGGCAAGTCGGCACCGACGCCAAATCGTTCCAGCGTTGCAAAAGTGACGTCTTTGTTCGAGGATGTCAAGTCCAGCTCATCACCTCGATCTATGCCCTCACGATCATTGCGATCAAGCGTCCAACACCAACTTCCAACTTCTCAGCCCTCCACGCCGCTCAGAAAACCCCTTATGACTACTACGAACACATATTCGGGCAAGACTAAGAGCAGCGCTATTAAAACTCCCTCTACTGGTCCTCGAAGAATAGGGCTTGGGGTGACATCTACAGTCCTGCGGTCAAGGCCCAAGTTCGTAACTCCATTTCGGACAACTGCTATCCCGACCAAAGGACCCATGACTCCCAGTTTACAAATTCAAAAGAGCCTGTACAATCCTGTCTTCGATTTGACGAGTGAGTGACTGTATTTACAGGCTGATGCTCATCCGCATAGTGCCGTCGCAAAGATTATCTTTGAAGCAATATCATCTACATCCTCAGTACAACACATATGAAGAACTAGTAGAAATGGGAATGTAAGTGAGGTACACTGTGTAAGGCTGTTTAACTGATTTATAGCAGCCCGAATGACATTTGTGCAATATCTCCTGCAACAGCTCAATATTATCGATTCTTATTCAACGACAACACCCACGTTGGCACAGATGAAGCCTTGGCAGTGATGCGTCGATGTGGCTGTGCGCTCGTCACCCCAGAATGGACTAAAAATCATTGGGTGCAGATAT harbors:
- a CDS encoding large subunit ribosomal protein L6 encodes the protein MTARPVVSLARQIHSSAARRSQIGKVPIPIPPSVVLTLPASSVPPHVHPSSPEAHRVFTVSGPLGSATLPISPSVILTPPTSSASTLTISVHDPAVKTQRSVWGLTRTLINNAVTGVSAGFNLEVKLVGVGYRATIEPIPQVFMDLAKQTSSIPTDALPRERLNIKLGFAHPVLIDIPPQIKVTVPEPTKIMLNGADKQKLGQFAATIRQWRKPEPYRGKGIFVGGETIRLKEVKKK
- a CDS encoding zinc finger protein — encoded protein: MGKKKRSQVFVLKPWCWYCEREFEDDKVLLQHQKSKHFKCQLCPRKLNTAGGLMVHSQQVHKCDPEPLTNTLPGRDGYDIEIFGMEGVPANAQAEWKARKEAEAGTALLAAAAAAKRPRNSYNVIPEADLRAALSQHKILMAARNKAAPATPFPPFIGAPPPFPPGFPPAGAPPFAGMPPALPPGAIPPFAPPGVRPPFPPPGPSPFTSAGNPSDNLVPTPTFSSVNPPNFVPSTSGTSLAETNVLPSKDGVIWPDTAASPYEKRAQQPRYRYASPTHQVEEEDGSATGRKRKAAADFL
- a CDS encoding myo-inositol-1(or 4)-monophosphatase; this translates as MEYSEIFDFAYGLAEKASKIILDASAKRWISSADLNEKKNSVDLVTETDELVERMIKSAVAEKFPQHKFIGEESFAAGDHSPLTDEFTWIVDPIDGTMNFVHSYPFVACSIGVAHKSRPVVGVIALPFLNQIFSARLGGGAYMNRSIPLPLTGGIPQPLSDLSRCMIGAEWGSDRGQSTFKHKASSFTKLAGDPRKGVDGAVMVHALRTTGSTACNAVAVAAGQLDIYWDAGCYPWDVCAAAIILNEAGGFFAGGKDSLDAPVGQIMMGRRYIFVRAVPATDSESPSQIQHRLARELYDVVEEWTNEDMMD
- a CDS encoding translation elongation factor Tu, with protein sequence MLRNALQSHLSSTLRTAELRAARAVAGPSVLAARTFVSKPLPSPRFRAAVLTPRRLPARSYAAEAGGKFTRSKPHFNIGTIGHVDHGKTTLTAAITKHLAEQGGGKFMDYSQIDKAPEEKARGITISTAHVEYETPNRHYAHIDCPGHADYIKNMITGAAQLDGAIIVVSATDGQMPQTREHLLLARQVGIKKLVVFINKVDQVDDPEMLELVEMEMRELLGQYGFDGEETPIVMGSALAALEGRDPERGAQKIQELMEKADEWLDVPSRDLDKPFLMYVEDVFSISGRGTVVTGKVERGTITKGSEVEIVGLGAPIKTTLTGIEMFHKELERGEAGDNMGALLRGIKREQVRRGQVLVQPGSIKSIKKFKAQIYILTKEEGGRYTPFMANYRPQLFIRTTDVTCALTFPEGTEDAHEKLVMPGDNVEMIGDLVHDIALEPGSRFTLREGGKTIGTGIVSEIYE